The following proteins are encoded in a genomic region of Toxotes jaculatrix isolate fToxJac2 chromosome 3, fToxJac2.pri, whole genome shotgun sequence:
- the park7 gene encoding Parkinson disease protein 7 homolog, producing the protein MAGKRALVILSKGAEEMETVIPVDIMRRAGIAVTVAGLTGKEPVQCSRNVVICPDASLEDASKEGPYDVVLLPGGMPGAQNLAESPAVKEVLKDQDGRKGLIAAICAGPTALLAHGIGYGSTVTTHPAMKEKMMTGDHYKYSEARVQKDGHYITSRGPGTSFEFALTIVEELMGAEVAAQVKAPLMMKD; encoded by the exons ATGGCAGGAAAGAGGGCATTAGTAATCCTGTCCAAAGGtgcagaggagatggagacTGTAATTCCCGTGGATATCATGCGCAGAGCTGGG ATTGCAGTGACGGTTGCAGGACTGACGGGCAAAGAGCCAGTCCAGTGCAGCAGAAACGTTGTCATCTGTCCTGATGCCAGCCTGGAGGATGCCAGCAAAGAG GGTCCTTATGATGTGGTGCTTCTGCCAGGAGGTATGCCAGGGGCCCAGAATCTGGCAGAG TCTCCTGCTGTGAAGGAGGTGCTGAAAGATCAAGATGGCAGAAAAGGCCTGATTGCCGCCATCTGTGCAG GTCCCACTGCTCTTCTGGCACATGGCATTGGCTATGGCAGCACAGTCACTACACATCCTGCCATGAAGGAGAAGATGATGactggag accACTATAAATATTCAGAGGCTCGAGTACAGAAGGATGGACATTACATCACCAGCCGTGGGCCAGGAACCAGTTTCGAGTTTGCCCTAACGATTGTAGAGGAACTTATGGGGGCTGAGGTTGCAGCTCAAGTCAAGGCTCCTCTTATGATGAAAGACTGA